The following proteins are encoded in a genomic region of Cryptococcus neoformans var. neoformans JEC21 chromosome 2 sequence:
- a CDS encoding trehalose-phosphatase, putative, translating to MDSMHPDPTPDIPPSLPDLKAQVARLEASHKEKGLPLSGRIIHVMHHLPVEIVRIVPADALESAGSGFLSPPMTPEFKPEDAETTVESADAKWRIHARTAHPALVSGIKSLSETHDQLLVAWTGEVLIQPDNTQSPQQPSQATFSSIASNLLAPFSGGAGDATPQPQPPPQQGSLMVFGGEFNEADQKEIASELDRFAEAESKFDPTDKLKYVPVFLPPDVSKGHYEGFCKKTLWPLFHYLLWLDSTATVPSPDPSWLAYQKTNQMFAQRVAQIYKPGDLIICHDYHLLLAPKMIRESLGQVFHPNAGWGTAHPSPSLHHAQRKGFDWESNQQTPTPEKAKGEKIGAFMNHVGTALGNHLGTMEHGLQNEIMIGMFMHTPWPSSEIFRCLPKRREILDGMLGANLVSFQTYSYSRHFVSTCIRVCGYESTPGGVDANGQVTAVGYCPIGIDIKRVVHDRAQPGVLPKMQALRDLYKDKKIIVGREKLDVAKGVYNKLQAFEKFLQVYPEWRGKVVLIQVTTPALSESPKLERMTAELVSHINGTYGSLDFTPVHHYHQALEKDEYFGLLSCADLALITSLRDGMNTTSMEFILCQDKTSKSPLVLSEFMGTAPSFASALQINPHDLLGVAQAINKGLTMREEEKAERHANLLEGVLAHTSHTWAATILKQLLENVGGEHTAHHTPALDTAQFADAYKKANKRLLLFDYDGTLTPIVKVPAHAVPTERTRNAIAALCKDPKNIVYLISGRDGDFLEEHWGHLDRLGLSAEHGSFVKQPGEEDFINMTEALDMSWMSEVEEIFKYYTERTTGSTIEVKKASITWHYRNSDPDFGEFQCKQALDLLESSLAPRRPIEVLVGKKNLEVRPLAVNKGEIVRRLMYENPDVDLIFCAGDDKTDEDMFRALRTVFPPGGVVDNNPVVMKPPVAVTSALEPEEVAELPDVELSIRTKGVFATTVGPPAKRTLAGWHVTCPEEVVEALESLLEEIQVV from the exons ATGGACTCAATGCACCCTGACCCCACGCCCGACATCCccccctctctccccgATCTCAAGGCCCAAGTGGCCAGGCTTGAAGCCTCCCACAAGGAGAAAGGACTCCCGCTCTCGGGGCGCATCATCCACGTCATGCACCATCTCCCAGTGGAGATTGTCCGGATCGTCCCTGCCGATGCCCTCGAGTCCGCGGGAAGCGGCTTCCTTTCTCCGCCCATGACACCCGAGTTCAAGCCCGAAGACGCCGAGACGACGGTGGAAAGCGCCGACGCCAAATGGCGTATCCATGCGAGGACTGCCCACCCAGCCCTGGTCAGCGGTATCAAGAGCCTGTCCGAAACCCACGACCAGTTGCTCGTCGCGTGGACCGGCGAGGTGCTCATACAGCCCGACAACACCCAAAGCCCGCAACAGCCATCCCAGGCTACCTTCTCGTCCATAGCAAGCAATCTCCTTGCTCCTTTCTCTGGGGGAGCCGGTGACGCCACTCCCCAACCCCAACCCCCGCCTCAGCAGGGATCGTTGATGGTCTTTGGTGGAGAATTCAACGAGGCGGATCAGAAAGAGATTGCTTCCGAGTTGGACAGGTTTGCTGAAGCAGAATCCAAATTCGATCCTACAGACAAGCTCAAGTATGTTCCGGTCTTCCTACCCCCTGATGTCAGCAAGGGCCATTACGAAGGGTTCTGCAAAAAGA CTCTTTGGCCGCTCTTCCATTACCTTTTATGGCTCGACTCTACTGCCACCGTCCCCTCCCCTGACCCTTCTTGGCTCGCTTATCAAAAGACCAATCAAATGTTCGCTCAGCGTGTGGCCCAGATTTACAAGCCGGGTGATCTTATCATTTGCCATGATTACCATCTACTACTTGCACCCAAGATGATTCGCGAGTCTCTTGGGCAAGTCTTCCACCCCAATGCCGGATGGGGTACTGCCCACCCGTCTCCTTCTTTACACCATGCTCAACGCAAGGGCTTTGACTGGGAGAGCAATCAACAGACGCCTACGCCGGAAAAAGCCAAGGGCGAAAAGATCGGCGCGTTCATGAATCACGTGGGTACTGCCTTGGGCAACCACCTCGGGACAATGGAACACGGTCTGCAAAACGAGATCATGATTGGCATGTTCATGCACACCCCTTGGCCAAGCTCGGAAATTTTCAGGTGCCTCCCTA agaggagagagattcTTGACGGTATGTTGGGAGCCAACCTTGTATCTTTCCAAACATACTCTTACTCCCGTCACTTCGTCTCTACCTGTATCCGAGTATGTGGGTACGAATCGACACCGGGCGGTGTGGACGCCAACGGCCAAGTGACCGCCGTCGGCTACTGCCCTATTGGCATCGACATCAAGCGCGTTGTGCACGATCGCGCCCAGCCCGGGGTTCTTCCTAAAATGCAGGCTCTTCGAGACCTGtacaaggacaagaagatcaTCGTCGGCAGGGAAAAGCTTGACGTCGCTAAGGGTGTGTACAATAAACTTCAGGCGTTTGAAAAGTTCTTGCAAGTCTACCCTGAATGGCGAGGCAAGGTCGTCTTGATTCAGGTAACGACTCCGGCTTTGTCAGAGAGTCCCAAGTTGGAAAGAATGACTGCAGAGCTGGTGAGCCATATCAATGGCACTTATGGGTCTTTGGACTTCACACCCGTTCACCACTA CCATCAAGCGCTTGAAAAAGACGAGTATTTCGGTCTTCTTTCATGCGCCGATCTCGCTCTCATCACTTCCCTTCGCGATGGTATGAATACTACTTCTATGGAGTTCATTCTTTGTCAAGACAAGACTTCGAAATCCCCTCTCGTCCTTTCCGAGTTCATGGGTACCGCTCCATCATTTGCTTCTGCTCTACAGATCAACCCTCATGACCTCTTGGGCGTTGCTCAAGCCATCAACAAGGGTTTGACCATGcgcgaggaagagaaggctgAAAGGCACGCCAACTTGCTTGAGGGCGTCCTCGCGCACACCTCTCACACATGGGCGGCCACTATCCTCAAACAGCTCTTGGAGAATGTTGGCGGAGAGCATACTGCTCATCACACTCCAGCGTTGGATACCGCTCAATTCGCTGATGCCTACAAGAAGGCTAACAAGcgacttcttctctttgactATGACGGTACACTCACTCCTATCGTCAAGGTACCTGCACATGCAGTCCCAACGGAAAGAACGCGTAACGCCATTGCGGCACTTTGTAAGGACCCTAAGAATATCGTCTACCTCATATCTGGTCGAGATGGGGATTTCCTCGAAGAACACTGGGGACATCTAGATAGGCTCGGCCTGTCGGCGGAGCATGGAAGCTTCGTCAAGCAGCCaggggaggaagatttCATCAATATGACTGAAGCGTTGGATATGAGCTGGATGAGCGAGGTAGAGGAAATTTTCAAGTATTATACCGAG AGGACGACAGGCAGCACGATCGAGGTCAAAAAAGCTTCAATTACTTGGCACTACAGAAATTCTGATCCCGACTTTGGAGAATTCCAGTGCAAGCAAGCTTTGGATCTTTTAGAGAGCTCCCTTGCTCCTCGACGACCCATAGAAG TTCTTGTTGGCAAGAAGAACCTTGAAGTCCGTCCGCTCGCTGTCAACAAGGGCGAGATTGTCAGGAGGTTGATGTATGAGAACCCGGATGTTGACTTGATTTTCTGTGCTGGCGACGACAAG ACTGATGAGGACATGTTCCGAGCTTTGAGAACCGTCTTCCCTCCCGGCGGCGTGGTTGACAACAATCCAGTCGTTATGAAGCCTCCTGTCGCTGTGACCTCAGCTCTGGAGCCTGAGGAAGTCGCAGAGCTCCCCGATGTTGAATTGAGTATTCGAACCAAGGGCGTGTTTGCTACCACTGTGGGCCCTCCCGCAAAGAGGACTCTTGCCGGGTGGCATGTTACTTGTCCtgaggaggttgttgaGGCATTAGAATCTCTCCTCGAGGAGATTCAAGTGGTTTAG